From Antedon mediterranea chromosome 9, ecAntMedi1.1, whole genome shotgun sequence, a single genomic window includes:
- the LOC140058252 gene encoding uncharacterized protein, translating into MYIKTSFVFNFIETLKKGNFNIKKWQSNVRNMCDESEDATAATALGTKWDLVNDTLKVKEVKLIQGLIPTKRSILKQTASYYDVFGMLSGILVRPKTLLQKLWQLNIDWDTPLNQRSELCAILSEINKDLEKASDIELPRCLISEPFRGKRPLPKVSLHGASDASEDAMGIGVWLRWSHEESTEAYLSFVCARARLTPLKQSSIPRKELQAILLLLRLMLTVKNALRFDIVYSKIWTDSMTAISWLRGQSKFFRSYVAYRVGEITSEFDPIKDIAFVPSDQNTIDIVSRGENIDDMKQVIDGPGFLPSPPISWPKTPTNVQVAPEDGEQKKFHVRNAKTPKIKAIPEFERTLDPTKFSSWPKLKMVTARVVSLKQLPKNQWLKKLTSQISEWPSPHALKEAELLWVRQGQAEINFNDHNIMKLVPVFDEKEGVYRVGGRIKNAPLSRHKGKPIEQKMADLPDFRVKPCSPPFSSTLVDYLGPVNWKFGPPGGPHHQGAVERMVQEVKKGRRHLVKADRLTFVEWETVFCQISGLIK; encoded by the exons ATGTATATCAAGACgtcatttgttttcaatttcattGAGACTCTGAAGAAAGGAAACTTCAATATCAAGAAATGGCAATCCAACGTTAGGAATATGTGTGATGAATCAGAAGACGCCACTGCTGCAACAGCTTTGGGAACAAAGTGGGACCTTGTGAACGACACTCTAAAGGTCAAAGAAGTAAAACTAATTCAAGGTCTAATCCCAACTAAACGTAGCATTCTGAAACAAACCGCTTCTTACTATGACGTATTCGGTATGCTTTCCGGTATCCTTGTCCGACCGAAAACACTGTTACAAAAACTGTGGCAACTAAACATTGATTGGGATACACCACTTAACCAGAGAAGTGAACTTTGTGCTATTCTCAGTGAAATCAATAAAGACCTTGAAAAAGCAAGTGACATAGAACTTCCAAGATGTCTTATTTCAGAGCCATTTAGAGGAAAAAGACCATTACCTAAAGTATCTCTGCATGGTGCAAGTGATGCTTCAGAAGATGCTATGGGTATCGGAGTTTGGCTAAGGTGGTCACATGAAGAATCAACTGAAGCTTATTTGTCGTTTGTGTGCGCCCGAGCCAGACTCACACCACTTAAACAATCAAGCATCCCCAGGAAAGAACTTCAAGCAATTCTGCTGCTTTTAAGGCTGATGCTCACTGTAAAGAATGCTTTGAGGTTTGACATAGTTTATTCAAAGATTTGGACAGACAGTATGACTGCCATCAGTTGGCTGAGAGGTCAATCTAAATTTTTCCGATCGTATGTTGCATACCGTGTAGGTGAGATCACTTCTGAATTTGACCCGATCAAAGATATTGCCTTTGTACCATCAGACCAGAACACTATAGATATTGTTTCAAGAGGAGAAAACATTGACGATATGAAGCAAGTCATCGATGGACCAGGGTTCCTACCATCGCCACCAATCTCTTGGCCTAAAACTCCGACAAATGTTCAAGTAGCTCCTGAAGATGGAGAACAAAAGAAATTCCATGTCCGTAATGCTAAGACACCCAAAATAAAGGCTATCCCTGAATTTGAAAGAACACTTGATCCCACCAAATTTTCTAGTTGGCCAAAACTTAAGATGGTCACAGCAAGAGTTGTGTCCTTAAAGCAGTTACCAAAGAACCAATGGTTAAAGAAGTTAACTTCACAAATTTCTGAGTGGCCTTCACCACATGCATTGAAGGAAGCTGAGTTGCTTTGGGTCCGACAGGGACAAGCTGAGATAAATTTCAATGATCACAACATCATGAAGCTAGTTCCAGTCTTCGATGAGAAAGAAGGAGTGTACCGTGTTGGTGGACGGATTAAGAATGCACCACTGTC GAGACACAAAGGGAAGCCAATAGAGCAGAAGATGGCTGACCTACCAGACTTCCGAGTGAAACCATGCTCACCGCCATTTAGTTCCACACTCGTAGACTATCTGGGCCCAGTTAAC TGGAAATTTGGACCACCAGGTGGACCTCATCACCAAGGAGCTGTTGAGCGCATGGTTCAAGAGGTGAAGAAAGGCAGGAGACATTTGGTGAAAGCTGACAGACTAACATTTGTTGAATGGGAGACGGTGTTCTGTCAGATATCTGGTCTTATCAAATAG